In a single window of the uncultured Dysgonomonas sp. genome:
- a CDS encoding RagB/SusD family nutrient uptake outer membrane protein, with translation MKKYLLYIGCLLALATNSGCDDFLDKAPLDKLANDSYWVDEVSLRAYSQDFYSTYFVGYAQDYRAFGGYFSGDSYNDDFLLTSDNVSDTNQRLFFPTTNTTGINSVTALWTDQYKIVRKANVMLEKIPGMTISDEAKNHWMAIARFFRATAYSTLVKTYGDVPYIELAVVDAKDYDTLYKDRDPQVTVVNKILEDYNYALQYIRANDGVRQVNKSVVGAFMSRNMLYHATWLKYHGTTVGPTSQPVSNTELSKFFKGAIDGAESVIESHSYSIGNTYNALFTSESLADNPEIIFYREYTTGIACNALMAYNAKEDQKLGGATIDAIDSYLCLDGLPIGQSPSYQGQSDPSIKNSFKDRDPRIYDTFVDTLRILNSGLFSAASPTGFASKKFLNEDWLLGGSPYVTGILSPADAPIIRYAEVLLNYVEARYEISKIGGEAFSQADLDKSINEIRKRNLTKWGETPAVSRKMPNVTLSGNNIAVNNIVINDPDRDPSVDPVLWEIRRERRTELIMEGRRSDDLNRWAKFEYLNTGTSNNPNKTVLGAWIDKADYPGIATAVKLFDPENPTATPTKGYISYFSITSPLRSFVKGDIKSERNYLRSIPAAQITIYKDKGYTLTQNPGW, from the coding sequence ATGAAAAAATATTTATTATATATAGGATGTTTATTAGCTCTCGCAACCAACTCCGGCTGTGATGATTTCCTAGACAAAGCTCCTTTGGACAAGCTGGCAAACGACTCGTACTGGGTAGACGAAGTAAGCTTAAGAGCCTATTCCCAAGATTTCTATTCAACCTATTTTGTTGGATATGCTCAAGATTACAGGGCTTTTGGCGGCTATTTTTCAGGAGACTCATACAACGATGACTTCCTTCTCACTAGTGACAATGTGAGTGACACAAATCAACGCTTATTTTTCCCTACTACGAATACAACCGGAATCAATAGTGTCACTGCCTTGTGGACAGATCAATACAAGATTGTTCGCAAAGCCAATGTCATGCTCGAAAAAATTCCGGGTATGACCATTTCCGACGAAGCTAAAAATCACTGGATGGCTATTGCCCGTTTCTTTAGAGCAACAGCCTACAGCACCCTGGTTAAGACATACGGAGATGTACCATATATAGAACTGGCTGTCGTAGATGCCAAGGATTACGACACCCTGTATAAAGACCGCGACCCTCAAGTTACAGTTGTAAATAAGATATTGGAAGACTACAACTATGCCTTGCAATACATCAGAGCAAATGACGGAGTACGCCAGGTCAACAAATCCGTTGTGGGAGCATTCATGTCGCGTAATATGCTTTACCATGCTACATGGCTGAAATATCATGGTACAACCGTTGGCCCGACATCCCAGCCAGTAAGCAACACCGAGCTTTCAAAATTCTTTAAAGGAGCTATTGATGGAGCAGAGAGTGTTATAGAATCACACAGTTATTCGATAGGTAATACATACAACGCACTATTTACAAGCGAAAGTCTGGCCGACAACCCTGAAATAATATTCTACAGGGAATACACCACAGGCATAGCCTGTAACGCACTAATGGCCTATAATGCTAAAGAAGACCAAAAATTAGGAGGGGCAACCATCGATGCTATCGACAGTTATCTATGTCTTGACGGCCTTCCGATAGGACAGTCCCCGTCCTATCAGGGACAATCAGATCCTAGCATCAAAAACTCTTTCAAAGATCGTGACCCTAGGATATATGATACATTCGTAGACACTCTCCGCATCTTAAACTCCGGTTTGTTCAGCGCCGCCTCTCCAACAGGATTCGCTTCTAAGAAATTCCTTAACGAAGATTGGCTTCTGGGAGGATCTCCGTATGTTACAGGAATCCTCAGCCCGGCAGATGCACCCATAATACGCTACGCCGAAGTACTCCTCAACTACGTTGAAGCACGATACGAAATAAGCAAAATAGGCGGAGAAGCATTCAGTCAGGCAGATCTGGACAAATCCATCAATGAAATAAGAAAAAGAAACTTAACCAAATGGGGAGAAACCCCTGCCGTAAGCAGAAAAATGCCGAATGTCACTCTTAGCGGGAACAACATAGCCGTTAACAACATCGTTATAAACGACCCCGACCGTGATCCTTCTGTAGATCCTGTATTATGGGAAATACGAAGAGAGCGCCGCACCGAGCTCATAATGGAAGGCAGACGCAGCGATGATCTCAACAGATGGGCAAAATTTGAATATCTGAACACTGGTACTTCTAACAATCCTAACAAAACAGTACTTGGTGCGTGGATAGACAAAGCGGATTATCCGGGAATAGCCACAGCCGTAAAACTGTTCGATCCTGAAAATCCGACAGCAACCCCGACCAAGGGATACATAAGTTATTTCAGCATTACTTCACCATTAAGATCTTTTGTAAAAGGAGACATAAAGTCAGAAAGAAATTATTTGCGCTCCATACCGGCGGCTCAAATAACAATCTATAAAGATAAAGGATATACTTTAACCCAGAATCCGGGCTGGTAA
- a CDS encoding SusC/RagA family TonB-linked outer membrane protein, with product MTALKQARKSFIQKLLCILFAGLVLSTAGSIDVQANTGKSEDPTDLQQTVKTITGTVVDRNGEPLAGVSVTIRGTITGTMTDGSGKYAITVRDNNQVLNFSYIGFKPLSVAAKNSVIDITMEEDAQMMDEVVVTAMGIKKERKALGYSVQDINADELMKNKSTNILNSLSGKIAGLNVTQSSGAAGAGASIIIRGGTSLERDNQPLFVVDGMIYDNSTDAGGNSAFDGATRVNSTNSNRIMDINPEDIENVSVLKGPAASALYGSRAAAGVIVITTKKGQEGQVKVNVNSKFSTSWVNRYPEQQDRYKRGYYNQSGTLDDYTMNSWGAAFKEGEQVYNNMEDFFQNGSTWDNNVSISGGSKNSNYFLSASRYDQTGIIPETGFEKTTFRFNGEQKYGILTTGANVAYSVGSADKALTSTGLTGSGGTGAISSVYRWARSDDMKHWLNEDGSRYRMFEGLQLPAADVDNPYWIINRNPITEKTTRFTGTINAKLNIAEWFNIAYIAGTDRYTTNTKRIIGANGGVDLIYQKGMLSENDRTYEYLSSNFMMNFTKKFGDFDLNLLLGQSVEDTKVKTNRYRAWNFVTENFYNINNTANEDRRIAQGNSRKRLIGAYGEFRAGYKNMLYATVTGRNDWTSTLPIDNRSYFYPSVSGSFLFTEVMPKNDILSYGKIRASWAEVGKDADPYVTNTYIDPPFPTVGGTGIQDAWTHGNDILVPEKTRSTEIGLELGFLNGRLGFDMAYYSNKSINQLLSPRTSQTTGYIFMTTNAGDITNKGFEISIKAEPIKTRDFSWNTMLNLARNKGKVNNLLPGIDVLYVTDVQVGSAKAASFNGGNFMGISGSKYNRDEAGNMILDWESGMPTSDGKEIYDIGNREPKLTGGFTNTFRYKDFELSFLLDFRIGGDIYNGTDYFMTGIGMSKRSMDRESLTLSGVAKNPDTQQLESKTYTFQANKFYLKGQEVSSGTAKAESGYQIIQKYWDTYYNYESANYMTNTNWLRLRSLSLSYYMPSKLLNKTKFIKGMSINVTGTNLLLFTNYKGMDPETSAAGSGAVGSSSVGIDYNGVPATAGMSFGINLTF from the coding sequence ATGACCGCATTAAAACAAGCCAGAAAAAGTTTTATACAGAAACTTTTGTGTATCCTCTTTGCAGGGTTAGTATTATCTACCGCAGGGAGTATAGATGTGCAGGCAAACACGGGAAAATCAGAAGATCCTACAGATTTGCAACAAACGGTAAAAACTATAACAGGAACTGTTGTAGATAGAAATGGAGAACCCCTGGCTGGCGTAAGCGTCACTATAAGGGGAACAATCACTGGTACAATGACTGATGGATCAGGCAAATATGCCATAACAGTACGGGACAACAATCAGGTACTGAATTTTTCATACATAGGATTTAAACCCCTTTCTGTTGCGGCAAAAAACAGTGTGATTGATATCACTATGGAAGAAGATGCCCAGATGATGGATGAAGTTGTTGTAACAGCAATGGGTATAAAGAAAGAGAGAAAGGCATTAGGATACTCCGTGCAGGATATTAATGCCGATGAACTAATGAAAAACAAAAGTACAAACATCCTCAACTCTCTTAGTGGCAAAATAGCCGGATTGAATGTTACACAAAGTAGTGGTGCAGCCGGAGCCGGAGCCAGTATAATCATTCGTGGGGGAACATCGCTCGAACGTGACAACCAACCACTTTTCGTAGTAGACGGAATGATATATGACAACTCTACTGATGCCGGAGGTAATAGTGCTTTTGATGGTGCCACACGCGTTAACTCGACCAATAGCAACCGTATTATGGACATAAATCCGGAAGATATAGAGAATGTATCGGTATTGAAAGGTCCTGCGGCATCGGCCCTCTACGGCTCGCGTGCAGCAGCAGGTGTTATCGTGATCACAACAAAAAAAGGGCAGGAAGGACAAGTAAAAGTGAATGTAAATTCAAAATTCAGTACTTCTTGGGTGAATCGTTATCCTGAACAACAAGACCGTTACAAAAGAGGATACTATAACCAATCAGGAACTTTGGATGATTATACCATGAACTCATGGGGAGCTGCATTCAAAGAAGGAGAGCAAGTGTATAACAATATGGAAGATTTCTTTCAGAACGGTAGCACATGGGACAACAATGTAAGCATATCAGGGGGTAGCAAAAACAGCAACTATTTCCTTTCCGCTTCCCGTTACGACCAAACAGGTATTATTCCTGAAACCGGATTTGAAAAAACAACCTTCCGCTTCAATGGTGAACAAAAATATGGTATACTCACTACAGGTGCAAATGTAGCCTATTCAGTAGGATCGGCAGACAAGGCTCTGACCAGTACAGGGCTGACAGGATCAGGTGGAACAGGTGCTATATCTTCCGTTTACAGATGGGCAAGAAGTGATGATATGAAACACTGGCTTAACGAAGACGGCAGCAGATACCGTATGTTTGAAGGGCTCCAACTTCCGGCTGCTGACGTAGATAATCCGTACTGGATTATAAACAGAAATCCTATTACAGAAAAAACAACCCGCTTTACGGGAACTATAAACGCAAAATTGAATATTGCCGAATGGTTCAACATTGCATATATCGCAGGCACAGACCGATACACAACCAACACCAAAAGAATAATCGGCGCAAATGGCGGTGTAGACCTGATATATCAGAAAGGGATGTTATCTGAAAATGACAGGACATATGAATATTTATCATCAAACTTCATGATGAATTTCACAAAGAAATTCGGAGATTTTGACCTCAATTTATTACTGGGACAATCTGTAGAAGACACCAAAGTAAAAACTAACCGATACAGAGCGTGGAACTTTGTTACTGAAAACTTTTACAACATAAACAATACTGCGAATGAAGACCGCCGTATAGCTCAAGGAAACAGTAGAAAAAGACTGATTGGAGCATATGGAGAATTCAGAGCGGGATACAAGAACATGCTTTATGCCACTGTTACAGGACGTAACGACTGGACATCGACCCTACCGATAGATAACAGATCTTACTTCTACCCTTCAGTCAGCGGAAGTTTTCTTTTCACTGAAGTGATGCCTAAGAATGACATCCTGTCTTATGGAAAGATCAGAGCATCGTGGGCCGAAGTAGGTAAAGATGCCGACCCGTATGTAACAAATACATATATAGACCCTCCATTCCCTACCGTTGGTGGTACTGGGATACAAGATGCATGGACACATGGTAACGATATTCTGGTTCCAGAAAAAACAAGATCGACAGAAATTGGACTCGAATTAGGATTTCTCAACGGCAGACTAGGTTTTGATATGGCATATTATTCAAACAAGAGTATAAATCAGCTGCTAAGTCCGAGAACATCTCAGACAACAGGTTATATATTTATGACCACAAATGCAGGTGATATTACAAATAAAGGCTTTGAAATATCTATTAAAGCCGAACCGATAAAAACCAGGGATTTCTCATGGAACACAATGCTCAACTTAGCTAGAAACAAAGGGAAAGTAAATAATTTATTACCGGGAATAGACGTACTTTATGTAACTGACGTACAGGTAGGAAGTGCAAAAGCAGCTTCATTCAATGGTGGTAACTTCATGGGAATATCTGGATCTAAATATAACAGAGATGAAGCCGGAAATATGATTCTCGATTGGGAAAGCGGTATGCCTACATCAGACGGAAAAGAAATATACGATATCGGTAACCGTGAGCCTAAACTGACCGGTGGTTTTACTAATACATTCCGGTACAAGGATTTTGAACTGTCTTTCCTTCTCGATTTCAGAATCGGCGGAGACATTTATAACGGAACAGATTACTTCATGACAGGTATAGGTATGAGCAAAAGAAGTATGGATCGCGAGTCACTTACATTATCAGGTGTGGCAAAAAATCCGGACACACAACAATTGGAATCAAAGACATACACCTTCCAGGCAAACAAATTCTATCTGAAAGGACAGGAAGTTTCCAGTGGAACAGCTAAAGCCGAAAGTGGATATCAGATTATACAGAAATATTGGGATACATATTATAACTATGAATCGGCAAACTACATGACCAATACCAACTGGTTGCGTTTAAGATCATTGTCTCTGTCGTACTATATGCCTAGCAAGCTACTCAATAAGACTAAATTTATCAAAGGAATGTCTATCAATGTGACAGGAACAAACCTCTTGCTATTTACCAACTATAAAGGTATGGACCCTGAAACAAGTGCAGCAGGATCCGGAGCAGTCGGTTCGAGCAGCGTCGGTATAGACTATAATGGTGTACCTGCAACAGCAGGAATGTCTTTCGGTATTAACTTAACATTCTGA